From Saprospiraceae bacterium, one genomic window encodes:
- a CDS encoding transposase: MKFRKIAPTGSLQIIEMDIKYVWIEGTNKYAFVFTILDTFTRYALHWSVGYSMKSEQIKWSWEYVIAEYLQPHGVNPKDLVVEVRSDNGKQFTSDMIRQFFVDNGLNQVFTKPYTPEENGHIESFHCIINKALANDMFIDLKHLEQRLERFYICYNNDRSHSGTKGIPPTKFWTLFDLGYIDVVPLKINQIRLKLKVAYQDILTLPDINKYQYRVIQLP, translated from the coding sequence GTGAAGTTCAGAAAGATTGCGCCAACTGGCTCATTGCAAATTATTGAAATGGATATCAAGTATGTATGGATAGAGGGTACCAATAAATATGCATTCGTATTTACCATCCTGGATACATTTACAAGATATGCTTTACATTGGTCCGTGGGATATTCAATGAAAAGTGAACAAATCAAATGGTCTTGGGAGTATGTTATTGCAGAATATTTACAACCACATGGTGTCAATCCAAAAGATTTGGTAGTCGAGGTGAGAAGTGACAATGGTAAGCAATTTACATCCGATATGATACGTCAATTTTTTGTAGACAATGGATTAAATCAGGTCTTTACTAAGCCATACACCCCAGAAGAAAATGGACATATCGAAAGCTTTCATTGCATTATAAACAAAGCGCTGGCAAATGATATGTTCATTGATTTAAAACATCTTGAACAGAGGTTAGAGCGATTTTACATTTGCTATAATAATGATCGAAGTCACAGTGGAACAAAAGGAATACCACCAACAAAATTTTGGACATTATTTGATCTAGGTTATATAGATGTTGTACCTTTGAAGATAAATCAAATAAGGCTTAAGCTAAAAGTAGCTTACCAAGACATACTCACTTTGCCTGATATAAATAAATATCAATATCGGGTAATACAGTTACCTTGA
- a CDS encoding GIY-YIG nuclease family protein: MNTYYAYILFSESLQRYYTGSTNDLVRRFNQHNAGKTLSTCSEVPWILMFKKEFDNRSQAVQMEILI, from the coding sequence ATGAATACTTACTATGCCTATATTTTATTCAGTGAATCACTTCAACGTTATTACACTGGATCCACAAATGATTTGGTAAGAAGATTTAATCAACATAATGCTGGTAAAACATTATCGACATGTTCCGAAGTACCTTGGATATTGATGTTTAAGAAAGAGTTTGATAATCGATCTCAAGCTGTTCAAATGGAAATATTAATCTAG
- a CDS encoding gliding motility-associated C-terminal domain-containing protein: MKLFCTYPVLSLICFLAGFATSVKSQKTNLKKIDFGNVQNAGIRAGCCCGNYNELSFSNLDFEDGPQPPPNSFDTYGVGGNFGGWTVTRGTIDLVDGAFGGLGNGNPNGPSTFVDLHGTPGFGAISYLLTGLKPGSNYKIEFWTAQNGSGHTSTGSLNIAGGAWLSVSWNVSVSGSVFWFKLTYEFMAMAVNANMEFSSTGTNNFAGTLVDDIKIFECPADTEIPEIVNEPVDEEYACLKDVPNPSILEVTDDCDPNPSIQFSTSTQKLSDCEQLITRNWVVTDICGNKKNHSQLITVKDEEPPYFIAEARHKIIDCKLHSRNEFLRWVGLNGNAVLRDNCGNVTVQASYDSIPSKPCDSMLVDFIATDPCGNETYFQAFYIISDTISPIFQKKPEDVLLRCSTTARDSLRSWLAKHGNGQASDDCGEVFWSNDFKGDSSALDIEVHFFATDRCGNSKSSMATFKRLDGADTNRIQQYLCDRSPLKVDTILYKLPGCDSVVILTSLGVSPDTTLSFKTTCDHLHPKIVFVPLISQYGCDSIIKEEFQYIKPDTTFRYKFDCQIADTVAEVIVLNGLYCDSFLIEYFIPALSSLTKESLMTCDSSAVRTDSIFGFNQFGCDSIHLIEYLLSKFNITHKDSSICGLVSEYTDTLLIQKTPCDSLVVTHYRALPTDTTHILKTSCDPASAGNFVHYYTNQYSCDSVVLESIQFLESDTVLLPKFVCDIQETGVDTIYIRRSGSCDSVVLVEKIFSPSDSSFVLSRTCDPLEAGRTYTQLKGQYCDSIIVLDRILSPSYQIQTSKTTCFSDSLQTDTFYFQSHLGCDSIVLVLKMHKPLDFTFEIKDVSCFGDQDGSIVIFPDKDFSGPYRFFLNGSEIQARILDLLGKGTYQILIQDQQGCFSTEKKLEIMEPAPLTVDIGPDLFLNHSEDYSFASNSSRIGSRWEWEPANRFACPHCEKTLGNFEEDTQVSLLVYDEKNCSARDSLFIFVKEEVRVHVPNGFSPNGDQVNDWFYVHGNPELMIERMEIYDRWGQLVFERNQAEPNRPDHGWDGTHRGQLLVPGVYVYSIKIRKPDGTHLHLHGDLSLIR, translated from the coding sequence ATGAAATTATTTTGTACATACCCAGTTCTGTCGTTGATTTGTTTCCTTGCGGGATTTGCCACTTCCGTCAAAAGCCAAAAGACAAATCTAAAAAAAATCGACTTTGGAAATGTCCAAAATGCAGGAATCAGGGCAGGATGTTGTTGTGGTAACTACAACGAACTCAGTTTTTCCAATTTGGATTTTGAAGATGGTCCTCAACCGCCCCCAAACTCATTTGATACTTACGGGGTAGGGGGAAACTTTGGAGGATGGACTGTTACAAGAGGGACAATTGATTTGGTAGATGGGGCCTTTGGTGGCTTGGGAAATGGCAACCCCAATGGACCCAGCACTTTTGTAGATTTACATGGTACACCTGGATTCGGAGCCATCTCTTATTTACTCACGGGACTCAAACCAGGGAGCAATTATAAAATCGAATTCTGGACAGCACAAAACGGAAGTGGTCATACTTCAACAGGTTCATTGAATATTGCAGGAGGGGCATGGTTGAGTGTTTCCTGGAATGTGTCGGTTTCTGGTTCCGTATTTTGGTTTAAGTTGACCTATGAATTTATGGCAATGGCAGTCAATGCCAACATGGAATTTAGCAGCACAGGCACCAATAATTTTGCGGGCACCCTGGTGGATGATATCAAGATTTTTGAATGTCCGGCCGATACAGAAATACCGGAGATTGTCAACGAGCCGGTGGACGAAGAATATGCTTGCTTGAAGGATGTTCCCAATCCAAGCATTCTGGAAGTAACTGATGATTGCGATCCCAATCCTTCCATTCAATTTTCTACGAGCACTCAGAAACTAAGCGACTGCGAACAATTGATCACAAGAAACTGGGTCGTTACAGATATTTGCGGCAATAAGAAAAACCACAGTCAGCTCATTACCGTAAAGGACGAGGAACCCCCCTATTTCATTGCCGAAGCAAGACACAAAATCATCGATTGCAAATTACATTCCCGCAATGAATTTTTGCGATGGGTAGGTCTTAATGGAAATGCAGTTCTAAGAGATAATTGTGGAAACGTAACTGTACAGGCTTCTTATGACAGCATTCCATCCAAACCTTGTGACAGCATGCTGGTGGATTTTATTGCAACGGATCCATGTGGCAATGAAACTTATTTTCAGGCCTTCTACATTATTTCAGATACCATTTCTCCAATTTTTCAGAAAAAACCGGAAGATGTTTTGCTCCGTTGTTCCACTACGGCAAGGGATTCTTTGAGATCCTGGTTGGCAAAACATGGAAACGGACAAGCTTCAGATGACTGCGGTGAAGTATTCTGGTCCAATGATTTTAAAGGTGATTCCAGCGCTCTGGACATCGAGGTTCATTTTTTTGCCACCGATCGCTGCGGTAATTCAAAATCATCCATGGCTACTTTTAAAAGATTGGATGGCGCTGACACCAACAGAATACAACAATACCTTTGTGATCGCAGCCCCTTAAAAGTGGATACGATTCTATACAAGTTGCCCGGGTGTGATAGCGTCGTTATTCTGACAAGTCTTGGTGTTTCTCCAGATACCACTTTGTCATTTAAAACGACCTGTGATCATCTTCATCCGAAAATTGTTTTTGTGCCCTTGATTTCTCAATATGGATGCGACTCCATCATCAAAGAAGAATTTCAGTATATCAAACCTGATACGACTTTTCGGTATAAATTTGATTGTCAAATTGCTGATACTGTTGCTGAAGTAATTGTTTTGAATGGTCTGTATTGCGACAGTTTTCTGATCGAATATTTCATCCCCGCTTTGAGTTCACTTACTAAAGAAAGTTTGATGACCTGTGACAGCAGCGCTGTGCGCACAGACAGTATTTTTGGTTTCAATCAGTTTGGATGCGACTCCATCCATCTGATAGAGTATCTGCTTTCAAAATTTAATATTACACATAAAGACAGCTCAATTTGTGGATTGGTAAGCGAATATACAGATACCTTGCTCATTCAAAAAACACCTTGTGATAGCCTGGTGGTTACCCATTACCGGGCTTTGCCGACAGACACGACTCACATCCTTAAAACGAGTTGTGATCCTGCTTCTGCAGGTAATTTTGTACATTATTACACCAATCAATATTCTTGCGATTCGGTGGTATTGGAATCCATTCAGTTTTTAGAAAGCGACACGGTTTTACTACCCAAGTTTGTTTGTGACATTCAGGAGACCGGTGTAGATACAATATATATCCGAAGAAGTGGAAGCTGTGATTCAGTGGTATTGGTTGAAAAAATATTTTCGCCATCAGACAGCAGCTTTGTTCTATCGAGAACTTGTGATCCATTGGAAGCGGGACGAACTTACACCCAACTCAAAGGGCAATATTGTGACAGCATCATTGTTCTTGATAGAATTCTTTCTCCCAGTTATCAAATACAAACATCGAAAACGACATGTTTTTCAGATTCACTCCAGACAGATACTTTTTATTTTCAAAGCCATCTGGGTTGTGACAGCATCGTTTTGGTTTTAAAAATGCATAAACCACTTGATTTTACATTTGAGATCAAAGATGTGAGTTGCTTTGGAGATCAGGATGGGTCTATTGTTATTTTTCCGGACAAAGATTTTTCTGGACCTTATCGATTTTTTTTGAACGGGTCGGAAATACAAGCACGGATATTGGACTTATTGGGGAAGGGAACCTACCAAATTCTTATTCAGGATCAGCAGGGCTGTTTTTCTACTGAAAAAAAGCTGGAAATAATGGAACCGGCGCCGCTGACTGTTGACATAGGACCTGATCTTTTTTTAAATCATTCAGAAGATTACAGTTTTGCATCTAATTCAAGCAGAATTGGATCGCGTTGGGAATGGGAGCCAGCCAATCGATTTGCCTGTCCCCATTGTGAAAAAACACTTGGAAATTTTGAAGAAGACACCCAGGTAAGCCTGTTGGTATACGATGAAAAGAACTGTTCGGCCCGGGACAGTTTATTTATTTTTGTAAAAGAAGAAGTCCGGGTCCATGTTCCCAATGGGTTTAGTCCAAATGGAGATCAGGTCAACGATTGGTTTTATGTGCATGGTAACCCGGAGTTGATGATCGAGCGGATGGAAATTTATGATCGTTGGGGACAACTCGTGTTTGAGAGGAATCAGGCGGAGCCGAACCGGCCTGATCATGGTTGGGATGGCACCCATCGGGGCCAATTGCTTGTACCAGGTGTTTATGTGTATTCAATCAAGATAAGAAAACCAGATGGGACCCATCTTCATTTGCATGGAGATCTCAGTCTGATCCGGTAA
- a CDS encoding gliding motility-associated C-terminal domain-containing protein, whose amino-acid sequence MNKKFNFFLNLGVGSGQPIGFGWVSSKKLSLCYPLYLIICWCCLFFTHPIRSSEIGTISAENLKNIKLPNSMGAGCCCGSSTELFYPNLDFEDAPIAPPGGWIDYSSGQSYGPWVVTSGSVSIHAPDHLNLGAGNPNGSSQHLDLHGFNQGAVRYPLSGLTAGYMYTIEFWYAVHSGAGSSTAILRVGGGSLLSVNWSASNPGNVVWLKASYMFTASGTSTTMEFTGTGNTPCCGMLIDDIRIFECPSDVEKPEILNAPQDLELDCINELPPVEPLLVQDNCDVNPMIVFDEKRNFKSPCELEIIRTWTVTDQCNNSTSVNQTITISDKVPPQFTNLPENKIVHCKPNIHLDFQNFLRNYANAKAIDNCSTVKFTYSYDTLGLRSCDSTLVDFIIEDDCGNSDMSFAWFIINDTIKPEIFSPSKDLIIPCGSPNTDSLISDWLRWNGHSHAGDNCSLRLGNKFLSKTNNRQTFEFLFYDLCGNVSKDTADIIQMDGSDTIYLSRFICGLNQEYSDTILHQNPGGCDSLTIVKYLPVNESKHQVLIQVCDSMDLFSDTLHLLNQYGCDSTVFVATELFPVITHSKTEYLCNSDSNYIDLIRHPAIPCDSFTIIQYVGVKTLPTEITTTTCDSLEAGIDSLIFKSRYGCDSLLIIKTVYSENEQTHLDSFVCGLKLEYTDTIFLQGRICDSLLIRHFKILPTDTSFFSRYSCNPADTGIFYQKEINGKGCDSIVIIEIEWSPSYNLFDTIEVCRIGDTAQLISKFMTVHGCDSVLYTYKKYLSPIPELISRSTCEIDSVRTDTLFLNGVVCDSIAIIQYIHTPVSDTLILQRTCFFDSVRIDTQYVTNRFGCDSLIVTRFFHQAVLFDAKITDISCAGNADGVIEFIFPHQADDKTKYFIDGIESGQKTKNLTAGQYSIYLQDEFGCLSETRIFNIHEPDSLMVDGGPDLSLGKNETINMNGFVNRNIQSVLWSPESYFNCPGCLSTLAKFDRDTLIQIEVIDSNGCKAIDFVRIKILLTKNVFAPNVISVNGDQVNDRFYLIGDEGFIINTLQIYDRWGNLVFSSPNMVINDPTTGWDGSFKNHKVIPGVYTYFAVLTDDNQQIIQLAGELTVIR is encoded by the coding sequence TTGAATAAGAAATTCAACTTCTTTTTAAACCTTGGTGTAGGATCAGGACAACCCATTGGCTTTGGCTGGGTATCCTCCAAAAAATTAAGCCTTTGCTATCCATTGTATCTTATAATTTGTTGGTGTTGTTTGTTCTTCACACATCCAATACGCTCCAGTGAGATTGGAACCATATCAGCAGAAAATTTAAAAAATATCAAGCTTCCAAACTCAATGGGAGCAGGCTGTTGTTGTGGTAGTTCGACCGAATTATTTTACCCCAACCTTGATTTTGAAGATGCTCCAATCGCACCCCCCGGAGGATGGATTGATTACAGCTCCGGACAAAGCTATGGTCCATGGGTAGTCACTTCGGGATCTGTCAGTATTCACGCACCAGACCATCTAAATCTGGGTGCCGGAAATCCCAATGGTTCTTCCCAACATCTCGACCTGCATGGATTTAATCAAGGTGCAGTCAGATACCCCTTGAGTGGGTTGACAGCAGGTTATATGTACACCATTGAATTTTGGTACGCCGTCCACTCAGGAGCTGGAAGCAGCACCGCTATTTTAAGAGTAGGAGGTGGATCCCTGCTCAGTGTGAATTGGTCTGCATCCAATCCCGGCAATGTGGTATGGCTGAAGGCCAGTTATATGTTTACGGCTTCCGGAACTTCGACGACCATGGAGTTTACAGGAACAGGTAATACGCCATGTTGTGGTATGCTCATCGATGACATTCGCATTTTTGAATGTCCTTCGGATGTAGAAAAACCTGAAATTTTAAATGCCCCACAGGATCTTGAGTTGGATTGTATCAATGAATTACCTCCCGTTGAGCCTTTGTTGGTTCAGGACAATTGCGATGTCAATCCAATGATCGTTTTTGATGAAAAGAGAAATTTCAAGTCTCCGTGCGAACTAGAGATTATCAGGACATGGACGGTGACTGATCAATGCAATAACTCAACTTCTGTCAACCAAACAATCACCATTTCTGACAAAGTTCCTCCTCAATTTACAAATCTTCCGGAAAACAAAATAGTCCATTGCAAACCAAACATACACCTTGATTTTCAAAATTTTTTAAGAAATTACGCAAACGCCAAAGCTATTGACAATTGCTCCACGGTAAAATTTACTTATTCATACGACACACTTGGATTAAGATCCTGCGACAGTACTTTGGTCGATTTTATCATAGAAGACGATTGCGGAAATTCTGATATGAGTTTTGCTTGGTTTATCATCAATGATACGATCAAACCAGAAATATTTTCACCCTCAAAAGATCTGATCATTCCATGCGGTAGTCCCAATACTGACAGTCTTATCTCCGACTGGTTGAGGTGGAATGGTCATAGTCACGCAGGAGATAACTGCAGTTTGCGATTAGGAAATAAATTCCTTTCAAAAACCAATAACAGACAAACTTTTGAATTTTTATTTTATGATCTGTGTGGCAATGTTAGCAAAGATACAGCAGACATCATTCAGATGGATGGTTCAGACACCATTTATTTGAGTCGATTTATTTGTGGTTTAAATCAGGAATACTCGGACACAATTCTCCATCAAAACCCTGGCGGGTGCGACAGCCTTACCATTGTAAAATATTTGCCGGTTAATGAAAGCAAACACCAGGTCTTGATCCAGGTATGTGATTCAATGGATTTGTTTTCTGATACCCTGCACCTCCTCAATCAGTATGGTTGTGATTCTACCGTGTTTGTTGCCACCGAACTATTCCCTGTGATCACCCATTCAAAGACGGAGTACCTTTGCAATTCGGATAGCAATTACATCGATTTGATCAGGCATCCTGCCATTCCCTGTGATTCCTTTACAATCATTCAATATGTTGGAGTAAAGACTTTGCCCACAGAAATTACAACAACTACCTGTGATTCTTTGGAGGCGGGGATCGACAGCTTGATTTTCAAAAGTCGTTATGGTTGCGATTCCCTGCTGATCATCAAAACTGTTTATTCTGAAAACGAACAAACCCATTTGGATAGTTTTGTGTGTGGATTGAAATTGGAATATACAGATACTATATTTTTGCAAGGGAGAATCTGCGATAGTTTGCTGATCAGACATTTTAAAATTCTGCCAACAGATACTTCCTTCTTTTCTCGATACAGCTGCAATCCTGCAGATACCGGTATTTTCTATCAAAAAGAAATCAATGGTAAAGGTTGCGATTCCATCGTAATCATAGAAATTGAATGGAGTCCATCTTATAATTTGTTTGATACCATCGAGGTTTGTCGAATAGGGGATACTGCACAACTTATATCAAAATTCATGACAGTGCATGGATGTGATTCTGTGCTATACACCTACAAAAAATACCTGTCCCCAATCCCGGAGTTGATTTCAAGATCTACCTGCGAAATAGATTCAGTCAGAACAGATACCCTGTTCTTAAATGGTGTTGTTTGCGATTCCATTGCTATCATTCAGTATATCCATACTCCGGTATCAGATACTTTGATTCTTCAAAGAACATGTTTTTTTGACTCCGTCAGGATAGATACTCAGTATGTCACTAATCGATTTGGATGCGACAGTTTGATTGTTACCCGATTTTTCCATCAAGCTGTTTTATTTGATGCAAAGATTACAGATATTTCCTGTGCTGGTAATGCCGATGGTGTGATCGAATTTATTTTTCCCCACCAAGCCGATGATAAGACAAAATATTTCATCGATGGTATTGAGAGTGGCCAAAAAACTAAAAATTTGACCGCTGGTCAGTATTCCATTTACCTGCAAGACGAGTTTGGTTGTCTATCGGAGACCAGAATATTTAACATCCATGAACCAGATAGTTTGATGGTGGATGGAGGGCCCGACCTTAGCCTTGGAAAAAATGAGACGATCAACATGAATGGTTTTGTAAATAGAAATATCCAATCAGTCCTGTGGTCACCCGAATCCTATTTCAACTGCCCCGGCTGTCTCTCCACTCTTGCAAAATTTGATCGGGATACCCTCATTCAGATTGAGGTAATCGACTCAAATGGTTGCAAGGCCATTGATTTTGTCCGAATTAAAATTTTGTTGACCAAAAATGTGTTTGCCCCCAATGTCATCAGTGTCAACGGAGATCAAGTGAATGATCGTTTCTACTTAATAGGCGATGAGGGTTTCATTATAAATACCCTTCAAATTTATGATCGATGGGGAAATCTGGTATTTAGCAGTCCAAACATGGTTATCAATGATCCAACAACAGGTTGGGATGGCTCTTTTAAAAATCATAAGGTCATACCCGGAGTGTATACCTATTTTGCGGTGTTGACCGATGATAACCAACAGATCATTCAATTGGCAGGCGAACTAACTGTGATACGATGA
- the serC gene encoding 3-phosphoserine/phosphohydroxythreonine transaminase, which yields MSKKHNFYAGPAILPPSVLDQSAQAIKEFAGMGLSLLEISHRSKQFEAVMDETRALVLELMGLDQEYEVLLLSGGASSQFFMIPMNLLPEEGKAYYVNTGTWASNAIKEARNFGNTVVLASSEENKFRHIPKGFEIPNDGSYLHITSNNTIYGSQYHTFPDCQIPLVCDMSSDIFSRRMDFSKFGLIYAGAQKNIGPAGMTLVVIRKDLIGSSRRMIPTMLNYKTHAEKGSMYNTPPVFPIYVSMLTLRWIKAMGGLDQMEKRNTEKARMLYAEIDRNSCFEGTVTAEDRSQMNVVFVPKKPEWENLFLEKCKENECVGLAGHRSVGGFRASLYNALELSSVKMLVETMQDFEKKHG from the coding sequence ATGTCCAAGAAGCACAATTTTTATGCAGGACCGGCCATCCTGCCCCCATCGGTTCTGGATCAATCCGCACAAGCCATCAAAGAATTTGCAGGGATGGGTTTGTCATTATTGGAAATTTCCCATCGTAGCAAGCAGTTTGAGGCAGTGATGGACGAAACCAGAGCCCTTGTGCTGGAACTCATGGGTTTGGATCAAGAATACGAGGTCTTGCTATTGTCAGGTGGTGCTAGTTCTCAGTTTTTTATGATTCCCATGAACCTACTACCCGAAGAGGGTAAAGCATATTATGTCAACACGGGAACCTGGGCAAGCAATGCCATTAAAGAAGCGCGCAATTTTGGAAATACCGTCGTTTTAGCGAGTTCAGAGGAAAACAAATTCAGACATATACCCAAGGGGTTCGAGATTCCAAATGACGGTTCCTATTTGCACATCACTTCCAACAATACCATCTATGGAAGCCAGTATCATACTTTTCCGGATTGCCAGATTCCATTGGTGTGTGACATGTCATCTGATATCTTTTCGCGGAGAATGGATTTTTCTAAGTTTGGTTTGATCTACGCTGGCGCTCAAAAAAACATCGGTCCCGCCGGAATGACCCTGGTAGTAATCCGTAAAGATTTAATCGGTAGTTCAAGGAGAATGATCCCTACCATGTTGAATTATAAAACCCACGCAGAAAAGGGAAGCATGTACAATACTCCACCTGTCTTTCCAATTTATGTTTCAATGCTAACCCTTAGGTGGATCAAAGCAATGGGGGGTCTTGACCAAATGGAAAAAAGAAATACAGAGAAAGCCAGGATGCTGTATGCAGAAATCGATCGCAACAGCTGTTTTGAAGGAACCGTTACAGCTGAAGACCGCTCACAGATGAATGTGGTTTTTGTTCCCAAAAAACCTGAATGGGAAAATTTGTTTTTGGAAAAATGCAAAGAAAACGAATGTGTAGGACTTGCTGGACACCGCTCGGTCGGAGGATTCAGGGCATCTCTATACAACGCATTGGAACTTTCCAGTGTGAAGATGCTGGTGGAAACCATGCAAGATTTTGAAAAAAAACATGGCTAA
- a CDS encoding M48 family metallopeptidase — protein sequence MAKIIPFKEYRKLNVSDFELPVEIYHEHRRSARVSLAHQKAIVRIPILCSNSEKDKHLEWAKNWIYKKLTEDPESKIKYIPKTYTDQSTITVRKTTFTIHLRYLPELKAANGKRKNTQIYLEIPESCPQHQRAELCGKLISKIMAHTYLPGLKARVHQINDQHFKQKINKISLRNNSSNWGSCSTSGNISFSTRLLLCPDFVLDYLIVHELAHLIHHDHSDRFWNLVARVNPDFQTAENWLKEESHSFRW from the coding sequence ATGGCTAAAATCATCCCTTTTAAGGAGTATCGGAAATTAAATGTCAGCGATTTTGAATTGCCGGTTGAAATATACCACGAACACCGAAGATCTGCCAGGGTTTCCCTGGCCCATCAGAAAGCCATCGTTAGAATTCCAATTTTATGTTCCAATTCTGAAAAAGACAAACACCTGGAATGGGCTAAAAACTGGATTTACAAGAAACTGACAGAAGATCCGGAGTCAAAAATCAAATACATTCCAAAGACCTATACGGATCAATCCACCATCACGGTTCGCAAAACTACATTTACCATTCATCTGCGATATTTGCCGGAATTGAAAGCAGCCAACGGAAAGAGGAAAAATACCCAGATCTATCTGGAAATTCCCGAAAGCTGTCCCCAACATCAAAGAGCTGAACTATGTGGTAAGCTCATCTCGAAAATTATGGCCCACACCTATCTTCCCGGATTGAAGGCAAGGGTTCATCAAATCAATGATCAGCATTTTAAGCAAAAAATCAATAAGATAAGTCTTAGAAACAATTCTTCCAATTGGGGTTCATGCTCGACATCGGGCAATATAAGTTTTTCCACCCGACTCCTCTTGTGTCCTGATTTTGTGCTGGACTATCTGATCGTACACGAACTCGCGCATCTGATCCATCACGACCATTCCGATCGCTTTTGGAATTTGGTGGCCAGAGTAAATCCCGATTTTCAAACGGCAGAGAATTGGCTCAAAGAAGAAAGTCACAGCTTTAGATGGTAA
- a CDS encoding RNA polymerase sigma factor: protein MAVDIQKIANGDQRAFKSLYDQYHLAMYNVCLRMLKQEDDAVDALQETFIKVFQNIHKLENYDLLPAWIKKICVNNCLQIIEKKKKIRWEEIDQQTVLLNTKDETDLIDEAEFELNMQRIQQGISSLPEKYRIVFNLYAVEDYSHEEISQMLGIPNATSRSQYMRAKQKLVEIVKKNEIHGRSTEKIYSRA, encoded by the coding sequence ATGGCCGTAGATATACAGAAAATTGCAAACGGAGATCAAAGAGCTTTCAAAAGTCTGTATGATCAATACCATCTGGCGATGTACAATGTATGCCTCAGAATGCTGAAGCAGGAAGACGATGCCGTGGATGCGCTGCAGGAGACTTTTATTAAAGTGTTTCAGAACATTCACAAACTTGAGAATTATGATTTGCTACCGGCCTGGATTAAGAAAATTTGTGTCAACAACTGCTTGCAAATTATAGAAAAGAAAAAGAAAATCAGGTGGGAAGAAATTGATCAGCAGACGGTCCTTCTCAATACAAAGGATGAAACAGATCTGATTGATGAAGCGGAATTCGAATTGAATATGCAGAGGATTCAACAGGGAATATCCAGCTTACCTGAAAAGTACCGCATCGTATTTAACCTGTACGCCGTTGAAGATTATTCGCATGAAGAAATAAGCCAAATGCTTGGAATTCCAAATGCGACTTCCAGAAGTCAATACATGAGGGCCAAACAAAAGTTAGTTGAGATTGTAAAAAAAAATGAAATACATGGGAGATCCACTGAAAAAATTTATTCAAGAGCATAA
- a CDS encoding outer membrane beta-barrel protein translates to MKNLVIVLCLLYSFLANAQEVPPVPPVPPTPPAAPPSPDENKGDTIKVNLGDRQIMIIENKSKASKKDDDEDEEDDDDEEDDKMAPKHHDSKSHKENSNPMKKKKRKGADVDFLNLDMGINILLNNKVNNQVLKDDLENKPFSSWSWTLNFLPTEIYLGSRNVMLMTSFGWRIGELTFRNKLEFVPDTAALVYSKNSNINKSSFDFHHLQVPLMLYFRSDKISGLGKVGFGIGGYVGALVHHEFEYKSNERRRKVEIEEDFGFETWRYGLSARADIGPFKIFTNYDLNPVWKNNDFTNLECGLWFDF, encoded by the coding sequence ATGAAAAATCTAGTTATTGTATTGTGTTTATTGTACTCCTTTTTGGCAAATGCCCAGGAAGTACCACCGGTTCCTCCTGTGCCACCAACACCACCTGCGGCTCCTCCTTCACCGGATGAAAACAAGGGAGATACCATTAAAGTAAACTTGGGAGACCGCCAAATTATGATCATCGAAAACAAATCCAAAGCATCAAAAAAGGATGACGATGAGGATGAGGAGGACGATGATGATGAGGAGGATGATAAAATGGCTCCAAAACATCATGATTCCAAATCCCATAAGGAAAACTCCAATCCTATGAAAAAGAAAAAGAGAAAAGGCGCAGATGTCGATTTTCTAAATTTAGACATGGGAATCAATATATTGCTCAACAACAAGGTCAACAATCAGGTCCTAAAAGACGATCTTGAAAACAAACCATTCAGTTCCTGGTCCTGGACGCTCAATTTTCTTCCCACCGAAATTTATTTAGGCTCAAGAAATGTCATGCTGATGACATCTTTCGGCTGGAGGATTGGAGAGCTGACTTTCAGGAACAAGTTGGAGTTTGTACCCGACACCGCTGCGCTGGTGTACTCCAAAAACAGCAATATCAACAAATCTTCCTTCGACTTTCACCACCTACAGGTACCATTGATGCTTTATTTCAGAAGCGATAAAATCAGTGGTCTTGGTAAAGTTGGTTTTGGAATAGGAGGATATGTGGGTGCTTTGGTCCACCATGAGTTTGAATACAAAAGCAATGAACGCCGCAGGAAAGTTGAAATTGAAGAAGACTTTGGATTCGAAACCTGGAGATACGGATTAAGTGCGAGAGCAGATATTGGTCCATTTAAAATATTTACAAATTACGATTTGAATCCTGTTTGGAAAAACAATGATTTCACCAATCTGGAGTGTGGACTCTGGTTTGATTTCTAA